The following proteins are encoded in a genomic region of Thioflexithrix psekupsensis:
- the rsxG gene encoding electron transport complex subunit RsxG: MKSFAKATSVISIAALVGAVLVAGTYQATRAQTAQNERNTLLRTLNQVMPADYYDNELLADKIDYPANTSHAASITVYRAWQQGQARGVALMTSALEGYNGRIQLLIGLDAQGTVLGVRVLSHQETPGLGDAIEHRRSDWITAFNGRSLENPSSTGWQVKRDGGIFDQFTGATITPRAVVRAVYHALQFYQQEKSTIFPES, from the coding sequence TTGAAATCATTTGCAAAAGCCACCAGCGTAATCAGTATCGCAGCTTTGGTGGGGGCTGTTTTGGTGGCCGGCACTTATCAGGCAACTCGCGCCCAAACCGCTCAAAATGAAAGAAATACCTTATTGCGCACCCTTAATCAAGTGATGCCTGCTGATTATTACGACAATGAATTGTTAGCAGATAAGATCGATTATCCCGCTAATACGTCACATGCTGCCTCTATCACGGTTTATCGGGCGTGGCAACAAGGTCAGGCGCGTGGTGTGGCTTTGATGACCAGTGCGTTAGAGGGCTATAACGGGCGTATTCAATTGTTGATCGGCTTGGATGCGCAGGGAACAGTGTTGGGTGTGCGTGTTTTGTCGCATCAGGAAACGCCTGGATTGGGGGATGCCATTGAACATCGTCGTTCGGATTGGATCACCGCGTTTAACGGGCGATCTTTGGAAAATCCGTCATCAACCGGCTGGCAAGTAAAACGCGATGGCGGAATTTTTGACCAATTTACCGGCGCGACCATTACTCCGCGTGCGGTGGTGCGTGCGGTTTACCATGCTTTGCAGTTCTATCAGCAAGAAAAAAGTACCATTTTCCCCGAAAGTTGA
- a CDS encoding Rpn family recombination-promoting nuclease/putative transposase: MPNSPRKLISFDWAIKKILRSKANFGILEGFLSELLFTNIQILEVLESESNQDLPDDKFNRVDIKVKDSEEKIYIIEVQFSRELDYLQRILYACSKVITEHLPKGVPYAEVSKVISVNILHFDLGKGDDYIYHGTTRFIGLHNQTELELSEEQKNLYAVKKIADLYPEYYLIELRNFNNVAKNTLDEWIYFLKNEQIEDNFTAKGLKEAKETLDVLKMTPQERLAYERHQEDLHYQASMYQSTYVLGKLEGKEEGKEEGIEIGIVIGEERGIAIGEERGMKKALLQTATKMKKMGMSHHDIAEIMGLTLEEIERLFDSDKNLL, translated from the coding sequence ATGCCAAATTCACCAAGAAAATTAATTAGTTTTGATTGGGCGATTAAGAAGATTCTGCGCAGTAAAGCTAATTTTGGGATTTTAGAAGGATTTTTATCTGAATTATTATTTACCAATATTCAGATTTTAGAAGTGTTGGAAAGTGAAAGCAATCAAGACCTGCCCGATGATAAATTTAATCGGGTTGATATTAAAGTTAAAGACAGTGAGGAAAAGATTTATATTATTGAAGTGCAGTTTTCGCGTGAATTAGATTATTTACAGCGAATTCTTTATGCTTGTTCTAAAGTCATTACGGAACATTTACCTAAGGGTGTGCCTTATGCTGAGGTGAGCAAGGTTATTTCTGTGAATATTCTGCATTTTGATTTGGGTAAAGGCGACGATTATATTTATCATGGCACGACGCGCTTTATTGGATTGCATAATCAAACTGAATTAGAGTTAAGCGAGGAGCAAAAAAATCTTTATGCGGTAAAGAAAATTGCTGATTTATATCCTGAATATTATTTGATTGAATTGCGTAATTTTAATAATGTGGCGAAGAATACTTTAGATGAATGGATTTATTTTCTTAAAAATGAGCAGATTGAAGATAATTTTACTGCCAAAGGTTTGAAAGAGGCTAAAGAAACATTAGATGTGTTAAAAATGACTCCACAAGAACGATTGGCTTACGAACGCCATCAGGAAGATTTACATTATCAAGCCAGTATGTATCAATCAACTTATGTATTGGGTAAATTGGAGGGCAAAGAAGAAGGTAAAGAAGAAGGGATAGAAATAGGTATCGTCATTGGTGAAGAAAGAGGCATTGCCATTGGTGAGGAAAGAGGCATGAAAAAAGCCTTATTACAAACTGCGACAAAAATGAAAAAAATGGGAATGAGTCACCATGATATTGCAGAAATAATGGGTTTGACATTGGAAGAAATAGAACGATTATTTGACTCAGACAAAAATCTTCTCTAA
- a CDS encoding HIT family protein, giving the protein MMKHQYCPFCTLEACEIIAETELTVTIRDNFPVSPGHTLIIPRRHIHSLFHLTEMEQMAILQALSDARFRLSEMFAPDGYNIGINDGAAAGQTVMHLHIHLIPRYRGDCADPRGGIRHLFPEKAVYWEEKPLNL; this is encoded by the coding sequence ATGATGAAACATCAATATTGTCCGTTTTGCACTTTAGAAGCCTGCGAAATTATTGCAGAAACTGAATTAACTGTCACTATTCGGGATAATTTCCCTGTCTCACCGGGACATACTTTAATTATTCCACGTCGTCATATTCATTCGTTATTTCATTTAACTGAAATGGAACAAATGGCGATTCTACAAGCCCTCAGTGATGCGCGTTTTCGCTTATCTGAAATGTTTGCGCCTGATGGCTATAATATCGGCATTAACGACGGCGCAGCGGCTGGACAAACTGTCATGCACTTACATATTCATTTAATTCCACGTTATCGCGGGGATTGTGCTGATCCGCGTGGGGGAATTCGGCATTTATTCCCAGAAAAAGCGGTGTATTGGGAGGAAAAACCACTGAACTTATAA
- the pyrF gene encoding orotidine-5'-phosphate decarboxylase produces the protein MVSKTPLIIALDFPTAQKALAFVQPLDAQRYRVKVGLELFTREGPALIEALHRLGFDVFLDLKFHDIPNTVARACASAAELGVWMLNVHALGGRDMLLAAREAIEAYQPRPLLIAVSILTSLEQSDLYATGLHGTLEENVLRLARLVKANQLDGLVCSPHELTAIKRTMDKDDPFVLVTPGIRPVGSESHDQKRIMTPKEALDLGATYLVLGRPVTQADAPQAVLAAIEASLQ, from the coding sequence ATGGTGAGTAAAACTCCTTTAATTATTGCTTTAGATTTTCCCACCGCACAAAAAGCATTGGCTTTTGTGCAGCCATTGGATGCCCAACGTTATCGAGTCAAAGTAGGTTTAGAACTGTTTACTCGTGAGGGACCCGCTTTAATTGAAGCGTTGCATCGTTTGGGATTTGACGTGTTTCTTGATTTAAAATTTCACGACATCCCTAATACGGTGGCGCGGGCTTGTGCTTCTGCGGCGGAGTTGGGGGTGTGGATGTTAAATGTACACGCTTTGGGCGGACGGGATATGTTGTTGGCGGCGCGGGAGGCAATTGAAGCGTATCAACCACGGCCTTTATTGATTGCGGTCAGTATTTTGACCAGTTTGGAACAAAGCGATCTGTATGCGACGGGACTTCATGGCACTTTAGAAGAAAATGTGTTAAGACTCGCTCGTTTAGTTAAAGCAAATCAATTAGATGGTTTGGTGTGTTCACCACATGAGTTGACGGCAATTAAGCGCACAATGGATAAAGACGATCCTTTTGTGTTGGTCACACCCGGTATTCGTCCTGTGGGCAGCGAATCTCATGATCAAAAACGTATTATGACCCCCAAAGAAGCCTTAGATTTGGGAGCGACTTATTTGGTGCTTGGCCGTCCTGTGACGCAAGCTGATGCGCCTCAAGCGGTTTTGGCCGCGATTGAAGCCAGTTTACAGTAG
- the rimK gene encoding 30S ribosomal protein S6--L-glutamate ligase, producing the protein MKLVILSRNRNLYSTRRLVEAAEQLGHQAQVIDHLRCYMNIAAHNPQIHYKGQAIEQVDAVIPRIGASVTFYGTAVVRQFEMMGVLTVNESVAISRARDKLRSLQLLARKGIGLPVTGFAHSPDDTDDLINLAGGAPLVLKLLEGTQGRGVVLAETRQAAESVIDAFRGLKVHFLAQEFIKEARGADIRCFVIGDKVVASMLRQAKPGEFRSNLHRGGRAELVKITPEERSIATRAANIIGLDVAGVDILRANHGPVVMEVNSSPGLEGIERATGKDIARMIIEFTQRKIEETRDSPARNRTRGKG; encoded by the coding sequence ATGAAATTAGTCATCCTTTCTCGCAACCGTAATTTATATTCTACTCGCCGCTTGGTTGAAGCGGCCGAACAATTAGGACATCAGGCGCAGGTGATTGATCATTTGCGCTGTTACATGAATATTGCCGCGCATAATCCGCAAATTCATTACAAAGGACAGGCAATTGAACAGGTTGACGCTGTCATTCCGCGCATTGGTGCGTCCGTTACTTTTTATGGTACGGCGGTTGTGCGACAATTTGAAATGATGGGCGTGTTGACCGTCAATGAATCCGTCGCCATCAGTCGCGCACGGGATAAGTTGCGATCTTTGCAATTATTGGCGCGTAAAGGCATTGGGCTGCCGGTGACGGGATTTGCGCATTCGCCTGATGATACGGATGATTTGATTAATTTGGCGGGCGGTGCGCCTTTGGTTCTTAAATTGTTGGAAGGCACGCAAGGCCGTGGTGTGGTGTTAGCAGAAACGCGCCAAGCGGCTGAGAGTGTGATTGATGCGTTTCGCGGCTTAAAAGTGCATTTTTTGGCGCAGGAATTTATTAAAGAAGCCCGAGGCGCGGATATTCGTTGTTTTGTCATTGGGGATAAGGTGGTAGCTTCGATGTTGCGCCAAGCAAAGCCTGGTGAGTTTCGTTCTAATTTGCATCGCGGGGGTCGGGCGGAGTTGGTTAAAATTACGCCAGAGGAGCGTTCGATTGCGACGCGAGCGGCGAATATTATTGGTTTGGATGTTGCGGGTGTGGATATTCTCCGCGCCAATCATGGCCCTGTGGTGATGGAGGTGAATTCGAGTCCGGGCTTAGAAGGGATTGAGCGCGCTACGGGTAAAGATATTGCGCGTATGATCATCGAGTTTACACAAAGAAAAATTGAGGAAACCCGCGACAGTCCCGCTCGTAATCGAACACGTGGCAAGGGTTAA
- a CDS encoding RNA-guided endonuclease InsQ/TnpB family protein yields MITLKAFKYRIYPTKQQLIQLNKTFGCVRVVWNHNVEIFNKFDKNKTEQESPLTSTLLRKKYEWMGEVSAAALQQKEIDFKSFKKNYFSKTRKKKIGRPQFKTKDGLQSFRLPNQKFSLSDNKIRLEKIGKVKIVLDREIPNNSKFMIEDLNVSGMIKNHNLAKSISDASFSEFYNILSYKAKWYSKEVVKIDRWFASSKTCSCCGWRNEHLTLSDRTFTCKACGFEIDRDSNASKNILNKALRVINAIRTPSGCQTLAD; encoded by the coding sequence ATGATCACTCTTAAAGCGTTTAAATATCGGATATATCCAACAAAACAACAACTTATACAGTTGAATAAGACCTTTGGTTGTGTGAGAGTGGTGTGGAATCACAATGTAGAAATCTTTAATAAATTTGATAAGAATAAGACAGAGCAAGAATCGCCTTTAACTTCTACTTTATTGAGAAAGAAATATGAGTGGATGGGTGAAGTAAGTGCAGCAGCCTTACAACAGAAAGAAATAGATTTTAAATCTTTTAAAAAGAATTACTTTTCAAAAACTAGAAAGAAAAAAATAGGTCGTCCTCAATTCAAAACTAAAGACGGCCTTCAAAGTTTTAGACTGCCCAATCAAAAGTTCAGTTTATCAGACAACAAAATCCGTTTAGAAAAAATTGGGAAAGTTAAAATTGTTTTAGACAGAGAAATTCCGAACAACAGTAAATTCATGATTGAAGATTTGAACGTATCTGGAATGATTAAAAATCATAATCTAGCAAAATCCATCAGTGATGCTTCTTTCTCAGAGTTTTATAACATCCTTAGTTATAAAGCGAAGTGGTACAGTAAAGAAGTGGTTAAAATAGATCGGTGGTTTGCAAGTTCAAAGACGTGTTCATGTTGCGGTTGGAGAAATGAGCATTTAACGTTATCGGATAGAACCTTTACTTGCAAAGCGTGCGGATTTGAAATAGATAGGGATTCAAACGCAAGCAAAAACATTTTAAACAAAGCATTGAGAGTTATCAATGCTATACGAACGCCGAGCGGATGTCAGACTTTAGCGGATTAA
- a CDS encoding LysM peptidoglycan-binding domain-containing protein has translation MPPATEPLPMPPIRLPVPQASPVLPSQDADIPLWRPPDPVLHAEEEEETEDISLADSPAIPKPALPKQRLTYPLTREDRNSLWHRIRSGYGLIENEHESIEEITAKYLKHPQYFNRLAENAAPWLYHIVSQVEERGMPLEIALLPAVESGFQPLARSPRNAAGLWQFMPETGRSFGLKQDSLYDGRQDIVASTDAALTYLQRLHRQFDGDWLNALAAYNWGQGNVQKAIEKNIAAGKPTDYWSLDLPKETREFVPRLLAISEIIRNPKQYGVKLMPIADSPYFESVPLEQAIDLNVAADLIGLHAEDLKRLNPGYRGKITPPQGEGHHALVLPIGKADLFRRQVALLDADQLLPEGDKPPRKTLTVASTPSPGNSPSSTAPVQKTIAYRVKKGDTLARIAQAYHTDVTTLKRLNRHLNTRQLKVGSRIRVPELSVALVSQPTKAPRAELSTVYTVRKGDTLGTIARRYQVTVAHLKRWNRLSSNRLHLGQQLRINP, from the coding sequence GTGCCGCCTGCCACTGAACCTTTGCCAATGCCGCCTATTCGCCTTCCTGTGCCGCAGGCCTCGCCGGTGTTGCCTTCTCAAGATGCGGATATTCCGCTGTGGCGACCTCCTGATCCTGTTTTACATGCGGAAGAAGAGGAAGAAACAGAAGACATTTCTCTTGCAGATTCCCCAGCAATACCCAAACCTGCCCTGCCCAAACAACGCCTCACTTATCCTCTGACCAGAGAAGATCGGAACAGTTTGTGGCATCGCATTCGCAGTGGCTATGGTTTGATCGAAAATGAACATGAGTCTATTGAAGAGATCACGGCTAAATATCTGAAACATCCTCAATATTTTAATCGTCTGGCGGAAAATGCCGCGCCTTGGTTATACCACATTGTGTCTCAAGTCGAAGAACGAGGAATGCCGTTGGAAATTGCTTTACTGCCCGCTGTGGAAAGTGGCTTTCAACCATTGGCACGCTCCCCCAGAAATGCCGCCGGTTTATGGCAATTTATGCCCGAAACAGGACGATCTTTTGGCTTAAAACAAGATTCATTGTACGATGGAAGACAAGATATTGTGGCTTCGACCGATGCGGCATTGACTTATCTGCAACGTCTACATCGCCAATTTGACGGAGATTGGCTGAATGCCCTAGCTGCCTACAATTGGGGACAGGGCAATGTGCAAAAAGCCATTGAAAAAAATATTGCCGCCGGCAAACCCACCGATTATTGGTCTTTAGATTTACCCAAAGAAACCCGTGAATTTGTACCGCGTCTTTTAGCCATTTCTGAGATTATTAGAAATCCGAAACAATACGGGGTTAAATTAATGCCCATTGCAGATTCTCCTTATTTTGAATCTGTACCTTTAGAACAGGCGATTGATTTAAATGTGGCGGCGGATTTAATTGGGCTTCATGCGGAAGATTTAAAACGCTTAAATCCGGGTTATCGTGGGAAAATAACTCCGCCCCAAGGAGAGGGTCATCATGCTTTGGTTTTACCGATTGGCAAAGCGGATTTATTTCGTCGCCAAGTTGCGCTACTCGATGCGGATCAACTGTTGCCGGAGGGCGACAAACCGCCCCGTAAAACATTAACCGTTGCCTCAACCCCAAGTCCCGGCAATTCCCCGTCTTCTACCGCTCCCGTACAAAAAACAATCGCTTATCGAGTAAAAAAAGGCGACACATTGGCACGCATTGCGCAGGCTTATCACACCGATGTGACCACCTTAAAACGATTGAATCGACATCTAAACACGCGCCAATTAAAAGTAGGTAGCCGCATTCGTGTCCCGGAGCTATCTGTAGCACTCGTCAGTCAGCCCACAAAAGCACCGCGTGCTGAATTGTCAACGGTCTATACGGTGCGAAAAGGTGATACATTAGGCACTATCGCCCGTCGCTATCAAGTGACTGTCGCTCATTTAAAACGCTGGAATCGTTTATCCAGTAATCGCCTACACTTGGGACAGCAATTACGCATTAATCCCTAA
- a CDS encoding exopolyphosphatase, with product MAERQYRLVTRSDFDGLICAVLLKELDLINEIKFVHPKDMQDGKIDITANDITTNLPYVAGAHLVFDHHWSETLRNTDRPENYIIDPSAPSAARVVYNYFGGAARFPQISQEMLEAVDKADSAQFSREEILFPKDWVLLNYLMDPRSGLGRFKEFRVSNYELMMMLIDYCKNHTINEILQLPDVKERVDLYFAHQREAMMQIEKCAQVHHKLVEIDLRNESEIYAANRFIVYAMYPECSVSMHVLWGLQKQNTVFAVGKSIVDRSSTLNIGELMLSYGGGGHANAGTCQVPNDRAEVTRKELIEKITKMG from the coding sequence ATGGCAGAACGACAATATCGTTTAGTGACTCGTAGCGATTTTGATGGTTTAATTTGCGCCGTATTGTTAAAAGAATTGGATTTAATTAATGAGATTAAATTCGTCCATCCCAAAGACATGCAAGATGGTAAAATTGACATTACCGCTAACGACATCACCACCAATTTGCCTTATGTAGCGGGGGCGCATTTGGTTTTCGATCACCATTGGAGCGAGACTTTACGCAATACAGATCGTCCAGAAAATTACATCATCGATCCCAGTGCGCCTTCAGCGGCTCGCGTGGTTTATAACTATTTTGGGGGGGCGGCGCGTTTTCCACAGATCAGCCAAGAGATGTTGGAAGCGGTGGACAAAGCGGATTCGGCACAATTTTCCCGTGAGGAAATTTTATTTCCTAAAGATTGGGTGTTATTAAATTACCTGATGGATCCGCGCAGTGGTTTAGGGCGATTTAAAGAATTTCGAGTGTCTAATTATGAATTGATGATGATGCTTATTGATTATTGTAAGAATCATACGATCAATGAAATTCTGCAATTACCTGATGTTAAAGAGCGGGTTGATCTTTATTTTGCGCATCAACGTGAGGCGATGATGCAAATTGAGAAATGCGCTCAAGTGCATCATAAATTGGTAGAAATTGATTTGCGTAATGAAAGCGAGATTTATGCGGCGAATCGATTTATTGTTTATGCGATGTATCCTGAATGCAGCGTGTCAATGCACGTGCTGTGGGGTTTGCAGAAACAAAACACCGTATTTGCTGTGGGCAAATCGATTGTGGATCGCAGTTCTACGCTAAATATTGGAGAATTAATGTTGAGTTATGGGGGGGGCGGTCATGCGAATGCAGGCACTTGCCAAGTTCCTAATGATCGCGCCGAAGTGACACGTAAAGAACTGATTGAAAAAATCACCAAAATGGGGTAA
- the lapB gene encoding lipopolysaccharide assembly protein LapB: MNELLWLLLPIAAASGWFAARRSFLEQSARSNNHLSLDYFRGLNYLLNEQPDKAIDVFIKLIDVDSDTVETHLALGALFRRRGEVDRAIRIHQNLIARPTLNTEQRSQALLELGQDYFCAGLLDRAEDLLLQLTHSPIHQLRAYYQLLDIYQQEHDWDKAIHTARQLSQVCGESLHPVIAQYHCEQADYWRQQHDLNRTHQALAQALHVDPNCVRASLLEGELSLQTADYPRAITAFKRVEQQDPDYLSEVIEPLQQCYEQLQQTDQFADYLNGLLKQYNGITPMLVMAKILKQQQGDQHAADFIVKQLHRCPSIRGLDHLLDLALMRAGNITHDHLLLLKDMTKQLLRNKPIYKCGHCGFTGKTLHWQCPSCKQWNTVKPIQGIDGE; this comes from the coding sequence ATGAATGAGTTGTTATGGCTACTTTTACCTATTGCTGCCGCATCAGGCTGGTTTGCAGCACGTCGCAGTTTCTTAGAACAATCGGCGCGTAGCAATAATCATTTATCGCTGGATTATTTTCGCGGTTTAAATTACCTATTAAACGAACAACCTGACAAAGCCATTGATGTTTTTATTAAGCTGATTGATGTCGATAGCGATACGGTAGAAACACATCTGGCTTTAGGTGCTTTATTTCGACGGCGCGGTGAAGTGGATAGAGCCATTCGCATTCATCAAAATTTAATTGCGCGTCCCACTTTAAATACTGAACAACGCAGCCAAGCTTTATTAGAATTAGGTCAAGATTATTTTTGTGCGGGTTTATTGGATCGGGCGGAAGATTTATTGTTACAATTAACACACAGTCCGATTCATCAATTACGGGCTTATTATCAACTGTTAGATATTTATCAACAAGAACATGATTGGGATAAAGCCATTCATACTGCGCGACAATTGTCACAAGTCTGTGGGGAATCGCTGCATCCCGTGATTGCCCAATACCATTGTGAGCAAGCTGATTATTGGCGGCAGCAGCACGATTTAAACCGCACCCATCAAGCCCTCGCGCAAGCCCTACATGTCGATCCCAATTGCGTACGTGCCAGTTTGTTGGAAGGGGAATTGTCGTTGCAAACGGCCGATTATCCACGCGCCATCACCGCATTTAAACGAGTAGAACAACAAGACCCCGATTATTTATCTGAAGTGATTGAGCCTTTACAACAATGTTATGAACAATTGCAGCAAACCGATCAATTTGCCGATTATTTAAACGGATTATTAAAACAATATAATGGCATCACTCCCATGCTGGTGATGGCGAAAATTTTAAAACAACAACAAGGCGATCAACACGCTGCTGATTTTATCGTGAAACAATTGCATCGTTGTCCCTCAATTCGCGGTTTAGATCACCTGCTTGATTTAGCCTTGATGCGTGCAGGAAATATCACGCATGATCACTTATTATTACTCAAAGATATGACTAAACAATTGCTACGCAATAAACCAATTTATAAATGTGGACATTGTGGTTTTACCGGTAAAACTTTACATTGGCAATGTCCAAGTTGCAAACAATGGAACACAGTTAAACCAATACAAGGTATCGATGGTGAGTAA
- a CDS encoding esterase/lipase family protein, with amino-acid sequence MRRYSLLLSLLPLLFFFNLLTSATVMAGQTVVLIHGYLGGGYSWYINGISATLHHAGWPMGGEMSPFPALAPVIPQAAGDYHYTIVLPSEAPIMIQAQHVQAYLQLIQQRHPENELILIGHSAGGVVARFVLVSQPQWPVKALITIASPHLGTAWADTGLSIVHSPFGWITPFLGLGTLNRSVGLYADLLPEMPGSFLFWLNRQPHPQDVEYIAILRGSDPGLHGDGVVPALSQDLNRVFALQGRARLIPTWGQHDLHPGDGLLLVQVLKELRGD; translated from the coding sequence ATGCGTCGTTATTCATTATTATTATCTTTATTACCGCTGTTGTTTTTCTTTAATCTCCTGACCAGTGCGACTGTAATGGCAGGGCAAACAGTAGTATTAATTCATGGTTATTTGGGTGGGGGTTATAGTTGGTATATTAATGGGATTAGTGCGACGTTGCATCATGCCGGGTGGCCGATGGGCGGGGAAATGAGTCCTTTTCCTGCGCTTGCGCCCGTGATACCACAAGCCGCGGGAGATTACCATTATACCATTGTGCTTCCCTCTGAAGCTCCGATTATGATACAAGCCCAGCACGTGCAGGCTTATTTGCAGCTTATACAACAACGTCATCCTGAGAATGAATTGATCTTAATCGGACATTCTGCGGGGGGCGTGGTGGCGCGATTTGTTTTGGTTTCTCAGCCACAATGGCCTGTTAAGGCGTTGATTACCATAGCGTCTCCTCATTTAGGCACGGCATGGGCGGATACGGGATTATCGATAGTTCACAGTCCGTTTGGTTGGATTACACCATTTTTAGGTTTGGGGACATTAAATCGCTCTGTGGGTTTGTATGCGGATTTATTGCCAGAAATGCCGGGGTCTTTTTTGTTCTGGCTTAATCGGCAACCCCATCCACAAGATGTTGAATATATTGCTATTTTGCGAGGTAGTGATCCCGGTTTGCATGGAGATGGGGTTGTGCCTGCATTGAGTCAAGATTTGAACCGAGTATTTGCATTACAAGGGCGAGCGCGCCTTATTCCGACTTGGGGACAACATGACTTGCATCCGGGAGATGGTTTGTTACTGGTGCAGGTGTTGAAGGAGTTGAGAGGAGATTAG
- a CDS encoding AEC family transporter: MSNFLEILGFSFSITAPIFVILALGVWFTYLGWINDNFIEVGSKLVFNVALPTLLFISISKTHISEVTNGTLIVYAAIGTVVVYLLLEVIAHYFIHPQEDRGVIVQGSFRSNMGIIGLAYCINAYGHAGLVAASLYIGLVTILFNILSVITLNRSLHKNKGIGNTFMGIITNPLIIGIVLALPIAWTEVQLPAIILDTGEYFAQMTLPLALLCTGGSLDFNALKCDLNKALFASACKLIIVPFLLTFGGYLLGFRGIDLGVLFLLSSAPTAAASYIMVRAMGGNASLAANIIVLTVIGSLFATSFGVTLLRGLGLM; encoded by the coding sequence ATGTCTAATTTTTTAGAAATTTTAGGATTTTCCTTTTCCATTACGGCACCGATTTTTGTTATTTTAGCGTTAGGCGTTTGGTTTACCTATTTGGGTTGGATTAATGATAATTTTATCGAAGTGGGATCGAAATTAGTCTTTAATGTGGCCTTGCCTACCTTATTGTTTATTAGCATTAGTAAAACCCATATTTCTGAAGTCACCAATGGGACATTAATTGTCTATGCGGCGATAGGTACGGTGGTGGTTTACTTGCTATTGGAAGTGATTGCGCATTATTTTATTCATCCGCAGGAAGATCGGGGGGTGATTGTACAAGGATCGTTCCGTTCTAATATGGGCATTATTGGTTTGGCGTATTGTATTAATGCTTATGGTCATGCGGGATTGGTGGCGGCATCTTTATATATTGGTTTAGTGACGATTTTATTTAACATTCTGTCTGTTATTACTTTAAATCGTTCTCTCCATAAGAATAAAGGTATTGGCAATACTTTTATGGGGATTATTACGAATCCTTTAATTATTGGGATTGTGTTGGCGTTACCGATTGCGTGGACAGAAGTGCAATTGCCTGCGATAATTTTGGATACGGGAGAATATTTTGCACAAATGACGTTGCCTTTGGCGTTGTTATGTACGGGGGGATCGTTAGATTTTAATGCGCTTAAATGTGATTTAAATAAGGCGTTATTTGCGTCGGCTTGTAAATTGATTATTGTGCCGTTTTTATTGACTTTTGGGGGTTATTTATTGGGATTTCGTGGGATTGATTTAGGCGTGTTATTTCTATTATCTTCTGCGCCCACTGCGGCTGCCAGTTATATCATGGTTAGAGCGATGGGCGGAAATGCGTCTTTGGCCGCGAATATTATTGTTTTAACGGTGATTGGTTCGCTGTTTGCGACCAGTTTTGGTGTGACGTTGTTGCGTGGTTTGGGGTTGATGTAA
- a CDS encoding ATP-dependent zinc protease family protein has product MVLSSRCLTIVENKTVIFSLLPGDRSILKAPAPRKIQKIEPLTIGWREWLALPELGIVALKAKVDTGARTSALHAYQLETFQRQQQHWVRFYVHLSKHPPYPHVCCEAQIIDQRVVSDSGGHREQRYVICTPVRLAGHEWPIEITLTNRDTMRFPMLLGRTAMPEGLFINPTASYLLARPVKKS; this is encoded by the coding sequence ATGGTTTTGTCATCTCGTTGTTTGACAATAGTCGAGAATAAAACCGTTATTTTTTCTCTGCTACCCGGTGATAGGTCGATATTGAAAGCCCCCGCGCCTAGAAAAATACAAAAAATTGAGCCGCTCACCATTGGCTGGCGCGAATGGTTGGCTCTGCCCGAATTGGGAATTGTCGCGCTCAAGGCCAAAGTGGATACGGGAGCGCGCACTTCGGCATTACACGCTTATCAACTCGAAACTTTCCAACGTCAACAACAACATTGGGTGCGTTTTTATGTGCATTTGTCTAAACACCCCCCTTATCCGCATGTTTGTTGTGAAGCGCAAATTATTGATCAACGGGTAGTCAGTGATTCGGGAGGGCATCGGGAACAGCGGTATGTGATTTGTACGCCGGTACGTTTGGCCGGGCATGAATGGCCGATTGAAATTACGCTCACGAATCGGGATACCATGCGTTTTCCCATGTTGCTTGGGCGTACGGCTATGCCAGAGGGTTTGTTCATTAATCCCACCGCTTCCTATTTGCTGGCGCGCCCCGTTAAAAAAAGTTAG